In one window of Ovis aries strain OAR_USU_Benz2616 breed Rambouillet chromosome 3, ARS-UI_Ramb_v3.0, whole genome shotgun sequence DNA:
- the AK1 gene encoding adenylate kinase isoenzyme 1 (The RefSeq protein aligns at 98% coverage compared to this genomic sequence) translates to MEEKLKKTKIIFVVGGPGSGKGTQCEKIVQKYGYTHLSTGDLLRAEVSSGSARGKMLSEIMEKGQLVPLETVLDMLRDAMVAKVDTSKGFLIDGYPREVQQGEEFERRIGQPTLLLYVDAGPETMTKRLLKRGETSGRVDDNEETIKKRLETYYKATEPVIAFYEKRGIVRKVNAEGSVDNVFSQVCTHLDALK, encoded by the exons agaagctgaagaaaaccaagatcatcttTGTGGTGG GCGGGCCCGGCTCGGGGAAGGGCACCCAGTGTGAGAAGATTGTGCAGAAGTACGGCTACACCCACCTCTCCACCGGAGACCTCCTGCGGGCCGAGGTCAGCTCGGGCTCGGCGAGGGGCAAGATGCTGTCAGAAATCATGGAGAAGGGGCAGCTGGTGCCACTG GAGACAGTGCTGGACATGCTCCGAGACGCCATGGTAGCCAAGGTGGATACTTCCAAAGGCTTCCTGATAGACGGCTACCCCCGGGAGGTGCAGCAGGGGGAGGAGTTTGAGCGGAGG ATTGGACAGCCCACGCTACTGCTGTATGTGGACGCCGGCCCTGAGACCATGACCAAGCGGCTCCTGAAGCGCGGAGAGACCAGCGGACGGGTGGACGACAACGAAGAGACCATCAAGAAGCGTCTGGAAACCTACTACAAGGCCACAGAGCCCGTCATCGCCTTCTACGAGAAACGCGGCATTGTTCGCAAG GTCAACGCCGAAGGCTCTGTGGACAATGTCTTCTCCCAGGTCTGCACCCACCTGGATGCCCTCAAGTAG